One part of the Tenacibaculum sp. 190130A14a genome encodes these proteins:
- the gldN gene encoding gliding motility protein GldN, with amino-acid sequence MNWKRFYVVIIALASTSIVSAQANLLNAKKVEEIGIKPQAQIDAEADKPLPYGYISDRDVLWSKVVWEYVDLNQKINLPYYYPIDTVSISNGRRSLYDTLLKGIRTGEINEVYEDSYFTAKIGMQEIQTKIENSRDDGYGNIDVYTIKSDRIKGYLIKGIWYFDKRQGELKYRMLAIAPMGPDVQVLGVEEIDDADNVYPLFWVFYPDARETLHKSKVFNPLNSAQPLSYDNLLNARRFNSIVQKEENLYGDRAIKDYVRGNSLFQLLEANRIKEGIRDREMDMWNY; translated from the coding sequence ATGAATTGGAAGCGTTTTTATGTGGTTATTATTGCTCTTGCTAGTACAAGTATAGTAAGCGCGCAGGCCAACCTTTTAAATGCTAAGAAGGTAGAAGAGATTGGTATAAAACCTCAGGCTCAAATTGATGCAGAGGCAGATAAACCTCTTCCTTATGGTTACATAAGTGATAGAGATGTACTATGGTCTAAGGTAGTGTGGGAGTATGTAGATTTAAACCAAAAAATCAACCTACCATATTATTATCCAATTGATACTGTAAGTATTTCTAATGGTAGACGTTCTTTGTATGATACCTTATTAAAAGGAATTAGAACAGGTGAAATCAATGAGGTTTATGAAGATTCTTATTTTACTGCTAAAATAGGAATGCAAGAAATCCAAACTAAAATTGAAAATTCTCGTGATGATGGGTATGGAAACATTGATGTTTATACTATCAAATCAGATCGTATTAAAGGATATTTAATTAAAGGAATCTGGTATTTTGATAAGCGTCAAGGAGAGTTAAAGTATCGTATGTTGGCTATTGCTCCAATGGGGCCTGATGTACAGGTATTAGGAGTTGAAGAAATTGATGATGCAGATAATGTATATCCTTTATTCTGGGTATTCTATCCAGATGCAAGAGAAACATTGCATAAATCAAAAGTATTTAATCCACTAAACTCGGCACAACCTTTATCATATGATAACCTTTTAAATGCACGTAGATTTAATTCTATTGTTCAGAAGGAAGAGAATTTATATGGAGATAGGGCTATTAAGGATTACGTAAGAGGTAATTCATTATTCCAACTTTTAGAAGCGAATCGAATTAAAGAAGGAATAAGAGATAGAGAAATGGATATGTGGAATTATTAA
- the gldM gene encoding gliding motility protein GldM: MAGGKLSPRQKMINLMYLVFIAMLAMNMSKEVLSAFGLMNEKLSEANIKAAEKNELAYATLTKMAADQAKQYGEAKEKTDKLKVVADDLYKYLGDLKSQMTGDLKDPKAYETMDKSKFLDELFFKGGKITEAGKEFVSKIEGFRNEASAAVEGTEVAGVVLTRFNTDKVTNKDGKKVDWLKYNYEGFPLVASLTKLTQIQADVKATESDALSALLEGELKSAVSMTKYEAMVVFDKGAYYPGEKLSGRVILGKKDPNLTAEKVIINGEEIAADKIQAGQVILDTPVGNVGDKELKGEFQFKEGDSIVKIDITGGYAVIPRPNEALVSADKMNVVYRGLSNPLTISIPGVPGNKVSAKAPGLRRVKGDSYVMRPGNGNEVNIVVTGTPTGADKGVRSVKKFRIKDIPPAVGMVRNQYGTVKMPKSSVGKVTVAAGLPDFLFDLKLNVSSFKIKVPGQLAVPVSGTRLSARAKQAISRARRNDVITIYDIQASVSGSNYKIKKVLPVSIEVTN; the protein is encoded by the coding sequence ATGGCAGGAGGAAAACTATCACCAAGGCAGAAGATGATTAACCTTATGTACCTTGTATTCATTGCAATGTTAGCAATGAACATGAGTAAGGAAGTATTATCTGCGTTTGGTTTAATGAACGAAAAATTATCTGAGGCAAACATTAAGGCAGCAGAGAAGAATGAATTAGCATATGCAACGCTTACAAAAATGGCAGCTGATCAAGCTAAACAATATGGTGAGGCTAAAGAGAAGACTGATAAATTAAAGGTTGTTGCAGATGATTTATATAAGTATTTAGGAGATTTAAAATCTCAAATGACTGGAGATTTAAAAGACCCAAAGGCTTATGAAACAATGGATAAGTCTAAGTTCTTAGATGAATTATTCTTTAAAGGAGGTAAGATTACTGAAGCAGGTAAAGAATTTGTATCTAAAATTGAAGGATTTAGAAATGAAGCATCAGCAGCTGTTGAAGGAACTGAAGTAGCTGGCGTAGTTTTAACGCGTTTTAATACAGATAAAGTTACCAATAAAGATGGAAAGAAAGTTGATTGGTTAAAGTATAACTATGAAGGATTTCCTTTAGTTGCTTCTTTAACTAAGTTAACACAGATTCAAGCAGACGTTAAAGCTACTGAATCGGATGCGTTATCAGCGTTGTTAGAAGGTGAGTTAAAAAGCGCAGTTTCTATGACGAAGTATGAAGCAATGGTAGTTTTTGATAAAGGAGCGTATTATCCTGGAGAAAAATTATCTGGTAGAGTTATCTTAGGAAAAAAGGATCCTAACTTAACAGCTGAAAAAGTTATTATCAATGGTGAAGAAATCGCTGCTGATAAAATTCAAGCTGGTCAAGTTATCTTAGATACTCCAGTAGGAAATGTTGGAGATAAGGAATTAAAAGGAGAATTTCAGTTTAAAGAAGGTGATTCAATTGTTAAAATTGATATTACTGGAGGATATGCAGTAATTCCAAGACCTAATGAGGCTTTGGTATCTGCAGATAAAATGAACGTTGTATACCGTGGTTTATCTAACCCGTTAACAATTTCTATTCCTGGAGTACCAGGAAACAAAGTTTCTGCAAAAGCACCTGGTTTACGTAGAGTAAAAGGAGATAGCTATGTAATGAGACCTGGAAATGGAAACGAAGTAAACATCGTTGTTACAGGAACTCCAACTGGAGCGGATAAAGGAGTTCGTTCGGTTAAGAAATTTAGAATTAAAGATATTCCACCAGCGGTAGGAATGGTAAGAAATCAATATGGTACGGTTAAAATGCCTAAGTCAAGTGTAGGAAAAGTAACTGTAGCGGCTGGATTGCCAGATTTCTTATTCGATTTAAAATTAAATGTGTCTAGCTTTAAGATTAAAGTACCTGGTCAATTAGCAGTTCCTGTAAGTGGAACTAGATTAAGCGCCAGAGCTAAACAAGCAATTAGTAGAGCTAGAAGAAATGATGTTATTACAATTTATGACATCCAAGCATCTGTTTCAGGTTCAAACTATAAGATCAAAAAAGTTTTACCTGTAAGTATAGAAGTTACAAATTAA
- the gldL gene encoding gliding motility protein GldL has protein sequence MAQSKSTKRLFNMAYGLGAAVVILGALFKILHWPFGNEMLILGMITEAIVFALSAFEAIEDDLDWTKVYPELADGQSTGKKGKEATPADAQSLLSQKLDDILKEAKFDTQLVSRLGDSIKDFQGAVEPLASASQSISATNSYNEQMSRAAAQMESLNSLYQTQVENASKQADLNSAMVENSQRLQEQMQSLATNLSSLNGVYGGMLSAMSTK, from the coding sequence ATGGCACAATCAAAATCAACTAAGAGATTATTTAACATGGCTTACGGTTTAGGAGCCGCGGTAGTAATTTTAGGAGCATTATTCAAAATTTTACACTGGCCTTTCGGTAACGAAATGTTAATTTTAGGTATGATTACAGAGGCAATCGTTTTCGCATTATCAGCTTTCGAAGCAATTGAGGATGATTTAGATTGGACAAAAGTGTATCCTGAATTAGCAGATGGTCAATCAACTGGTAAAAAAGGAAAAGAAGCTACCCCAGCTGATGCTCAATCATTATTATCTCAAAAGTTAGATGATATCTTAAAAGAAGCTAAGTTTGATACTCAATTAGTTTCTCGTTTAGGAGATAGCATTAAAGATTTCCAAGGAGCGGTAGAGCCTTTAGCTTCTGCATCTCAATCAATTTCAGCTACAAATAGCTACAATGAGCAAATGTCTAGAGCAGCAGCTCAAATGGAGTCATTAAATAGTTTATACCAAACTCAAGTAGAGAACGCAAGTAAGCAAGCAGATTTAAATTCTGCAATGGTTGAAAATTCTCAACGTTTACAAGAGCAAATGCAATCGTTAGCTACAAACTTATCTTCTTTAAACGGAGTATATGGAGGTATGTTATCTGCAATGTCTACTAAGTAA
- the gldK gene encoding gliding motility lipoprotein GldK, whose protein sequence is MKKLAAFALLVSVVYACGSSGDRGELVGSKSKRKWFAEKPYGMVKIPGGSFTMGKQDEDPLGAMNAPTKTVTVQPFYMDETEITNTEYKQFVVYVRDSITRTRLAYQAEFAEGGGEETAGGDRAEGIQLYAFASKDTTNESAYDKYMRENYYELGEGIDSLKPLNWEEDLVWNQQEYPDADYVEVMDSLFIAKDEALNGIRTFNTKLLNYRYFWFDNEAAARTGKNRKDFMQNEVINIYPDTTVWIKDFNYSYNDPMHQEYFAHKAYEEYPVVGVNWHQAKAFCHWRTQNKNSFQRSKKNLGLVPAFRLPTEAEWEYAARGGLDYAKYPWGGPSTTSDRGCFLANFKPVRGDYAADGALYTVEAASYNPNEYGLFNMAGNVAEWTNTAYNQMSYYMGSTMNPNVENKENGRKIIRGGSWKDVAYFLEVSSRDWEYADTARSYIGFRTVQDYLGVNKNK, encoded by the coding sequence ATGAAGAAATTAGCAGCATTTGCATTATTAGTATCAGTTGTGTACGCTTGTGGATCAAGCGGTGATAGAGGAGAGTTGGTGGGGTCTAAGTCTAAAAGAAAATGGTTCGCTGAAAAACCATATGGTATGGTAAAAATACCGGGAGGTTCTTTTACTATGGGTAAGCAAGATGAAGATCCATTAGGAGCAATGAATGCACCAACTAAAACAGTAACGGTTCAACCATTTTATATGGATGAAACTGAAATCACGAATACTGAGTATAAACAATTTGTAGTATATGTAAGAGATTCTATTACTAGAACTCGTTTAGCATATCAAGCAGAATTTGCTGAAGGTGGTGGAGAAGAAACTGCTGGAGGTGATAGAGCAGAAGGAATTCAGTTATATGCATTTGCTTCGAAAGACACTACAAACGAATCTGCATATGATAAGTATATGCGTGAAAACTACTACGAATTAGGAGAAGGAATTGACTCTTTAAAACCATTAAACTGGGAAGAAGATTTAGTTTGGAATCAACAAGAATATCCTGATGCTGATTATGTTGAAGTAATGGACTCTTTATTTATCGCAAAAGATGAAGCATTAAATGGAATTCGTACGTTCAATACAAAATTATTAAACTATAGATATTTCTGGTTTGATAATGAGGCAGCAGCAAGAACTGGAAAGAACAGAAAAGATTTCATGCAAAATGAGGTTATAAATATTTATCCAGATACAACGGTTTGGATTAAAGATTTTAACTACTCGTATAATGATCCAATGCACCAAGAGTATTTCGCTCATAAAGCATATGAAGAATATCCAGTAGTAGGTGTAAACTGGCACCAGGCAAAAGCATTTTGTCACTGGAGAACTCAAAATAAGAATTCATTTCAAAGATCTAAGAAAAATTTAGGATTGGTTCCTGCATTTAGATTACCAACAGAGGCAGAATGGGAGTATGCAGCTCGTGGAGGACTAGACTATGCTAAGTACCCTTGGGGAGGTCCAAGTACTACTAGTGATAGAGGATGTTTCTTAGCAAACTTTAAGCCAGTACGTGGAGACTATGCAGCTGATGGAGCTTTATATACTGTTGAAGCAGCTTCTTACAATCCGAATGAATATGGATTGTTTAATATGGCAGGTAATGTTGCTGAGTGGACCAATACAGCGTACAATCAAATGTCATACTACATGGGATCTACAATGAACCCGAATGTAGAAAACAAAGAAAATGGTAGAAAAATTATCCGTGGAGGATCTTGGAAAGATGTGGCGTATTTCTTAGAAGTAAGTTCTCGTGATTGGGAATATGCTGATACGGCAAGAAGTTACATAGGATTTAGAACAGTTCAAGATTACTTAGGAGTAAATAAAAATAAATAA
- a CDS encoding formimidoylglutamase yields the protein MNIDFLTSIENSVVAYCQQQPQNALGNLISIHTEENFPDLSDVSIAIIGVKDGRGAVNNFGCGQDLQEIRKSLYSLYPGKWQVKIADLGDVVMGNAVSDTYFAVSSIITSLLKLNIIPIIIGGGQDLTYANYRAYDSLEQTVNLVSVDSRFDLGGLDDELTSKSFLSKVIMEQPTNLFNYSNIGYQTYFNSQEEIQLLENLYFDAYRLGEVKNITLVEPILRDADIVSLDVGCIRQSEAPGNGNASPNGFYGEEICAIARYAGISDKVSSFGIYEYNGKLDVNNQTAQLIGQIIWYFVEGVNFRAKDYPYSTKETYQKFTVVLEDDEPINFYKSDKSGRWWMEINLISNNKHKRHALIPCSYQDYEHALQQKIPKRWYKALQKM from the coding sequence ATGAACATCGATTTTTTAACTTCAATTGAAAATTCGGTGGTTGCATATTGTCAACAGCAACCGCAAAATGCTTTAGGCAATCTGATAAGTATTCACACAGAAGAAAACTTTCCAGATTTGTCTGATGTGTCTATTGCTATCATAGGGGTAAAAGATGGGCGCGGAGCTGTTAATAATTTTGGCTGTGGTCAAGATTTACAAGAAATAAGAAAAAGCCTGTATAGCTTATATCCGGGTAAGTGGCAAGTGAAAATTGCTGACTTAGGGGATGTAGTTATGGGGAACGCTGTTTCAGATACTTATTTCGCAGTTTCTTCAATTATTACATCACTTTTAAAACTAAACATCATTCCTATTATTATAGGAGGAGGACAAGATTTAACATATGCAAATTATCGAGCATATGATTCGCTTGAACAAACGGTGAATTTAGTTTCTGTTGATAGTAGGTTCGATTTAGGAGGGTTAGATGATGAACTAACCTCAAAATCATTTTTAAGTAAAGTGATTATGGAGCAACCTACCAATCTGTTTAACTATAGTAATATAGGATATCAAACTTATTTTAATTCTCAAGAAGAAATTCAATTACTAGAAAATTTATATTTTGATGCTTATCGTTTAGGAGAAGTAAAAAATATAACCTTAGTTGAACCTATCTTAAGAGATGCAGATATTGTAAGTTTAGATGTAGGATGTATTCGTCAAAGTGAAGCACCAGGGAATGGAAATGCATCACCAAACGGATTTTATGGAGAAGAAATTTGTGCTATTGCAAGATATGCAGGTATCAGTGATAAAGTAAGTTCTTTTGGTATTTATGAATACAATGGTAAATTGGATGTAAATAACCAAACAGCGCAGTTAATTGGACAAATAATATGGTATTTTGTTGAAGGAGTAAATTTTAGAGCAAAAGATTACCCTTATTCAACAAAGGAGACATATCAGAAGTTCACTGTGGTTTTAGAAGATGACGAACCAATCAACTTTTATAAAAGTGATAAAAGTGGACGTTGGTGGATGGAAATAAATTTAATATCGAATAATAAACATAAAAGACATGCGTTAATACCTTGTAGTTATCAAGATTACGAACACGCATTACAGCAAAAAATACCTAAAAGATGGTATAAGGCATTACAAAAGATGTAG
- the topA gene encoding type I DNA topoisomerase produces the protein MAKNLVIVESPAKAKTIEKFLGKDFQVESSFGHIADLPSKELGVNVEGDFKPKYIVSTDKKAVVKKLKDLAKKAETVWLASDEDREGEAIAWHLAEQLKLDESKTKRIVFHEITKKAILRAVDNPRDINYNLVNAQQARRVLDRLVGYELSPVLWRKVKGGLSAGRVQSVAVRLIVERERSIEGFTPVASYRVDAEFINVEGKKFKAKLGKNFETKEEAETFLNSCINANFSVADLQKKPAKKSPAPPFTTSTLQQEASRKLGFPVAKTMMMAQRLYEAGLITYMRTDSVNLSDDAKNAAQEEITDSYGAEYSKPRNFSTKSKGAQEAHEAIRPTNMTRHEVSVDYDQDRLYSLIWKRTIASQMSDAQLERTAVKIDNNKNDKQFNANGEVITFEGFLKVYLEGTDHEEEEQAGMLPKMKVGEGLENEFITATERYTRPPARFTEASLVKRLEELGIGRPSTYAPTISTIQRRQYIEKGTVEGQERSYAQLKLSKGSLSEKELTERVGSDKGKLVPTDIGNIVNDFLVANFDSILDYGFTAKVENEFDEIAEGKEDWTAMIKEFYKDFHVNVEDVAANADRASGQRLLGIDPESGKNVYVRLGRFGAMVQIGEATDEEKPKFASLQGDQTMSSITYEEAMDLFKLPKTLGDYEAKEVVVANGRFGPYIKFDGKYVSLDKGENPMSVDMDRAIELIEAKRKADAPIGEYEGMPIQKGVGRFGPFIKWNSIFINVNKKYDFDNLSQADLEELIEDKKRKEREKLIHNFEEVGIRVEKARWGRFNVIKGKIKVELPKTTEIEKMTQEEAVKLIEAKTPKKKTTKKKATKKK, from the coding sequence ATGGCAAAAAATTTAGTAATAGTAGAGTCACCTGCAAAAGCAAAAACCATTGAAAAGTTTTTAGGAAAAGATTTTCAAGTAGAATCAAGTTTTGGGCATATTGCAGATTTACCATCTAAAGAATTAGGTGTAAATGTAGAAGGAGACTTTAAACCTAAATATATAGTATCTACTGATAAAAAAGCAGTAGTTAAAAAATTAAAGGATTTAGCAAAGAAAGCAGAAACAGTTTGGTTAGCTTCCGATGAGGATCGTGAGGGAGAAGCAATTGCATGGCATTTAGCTGAGCAGTTAAAATTAGATGAAAGTAAAACCAAACGTATTGTTTTTCATGAGATTACTAAAAAAGCAATTCTAAGAGCAGTTGATAACCCAAGAGATATTAATTATAATCTTGTAAATGCACAACAAGCGCGTAGAGTACTTGATAGACTAGTAGGGTATGAGCTTTCTCCTGTGTTATGGAGGAAGGTAAAAGGAGGACTGTCTGCAGGTAGAGTACAATCGGTAGCTGTGCGCTTAATAGTAGAACGCGAACGTTCTATTGAAGGGTTTACTCCGGTAGCTTCATATAGAGTAGATGCCGAATTTATAAATGTAGAAGGAAAGAAGTTTAAAGCCAAGCTAGGTAAAAACTTTGAAACGAAGGAAGAAGCGGAGACGTTTTTGAATTCTTGTATCAATGCTAATTTCTCTGTTGCGGATTTACAAAAGAAACCAGCAAAAAAATCACCTGCACCACCATTTACAACATCAACGTTACAACAGGAAGCCTCTAGGAAATTAGGTTTTCCAGTAGCAAAAACGATGATGATGGCGCAACGTTTATATGAGGCCGGGTTAATTACTTATATGAGAACAGATAGTGTAAACTTATCTGATGATGCTAAAAATGCTGCTCAAGAAGAAATCACAGATTCTTATGGTGCAGAATATAGTAAGCCACGTAATTTCTCAACCAAATCAAAAGGGGCGCAAGAAGCACACGAGGCAATTCGTCCTACGAATATGACAAGGCATGAGGTTTCTGTAGACTATGATCAAGATCGTTTGTATAGTTTAATATGGAAACGTACCATCGCATCTCAAATGAGCGATGCTCAGTTAGAAAGAACTGCTGTTAAAATTGACAATAACAAAAACGACAAGCAGTTTAATGCCAATGGTGAGGTAATTACATTTGAAGGTTTCTTAAAAGTGTATTTAGAAGGAACGGATCATGAAGAAGAGGAACAAGCTGGAATGTTACCTAAAATGAAAGTTGGAGAAGGTTTAGAAAATGAATTTATTACAGCGACTGAACGTTATACAAGACCACCAGCAAGATTTACGGAAGCATCTTTGGTAAAACGATTAGAAGAATTGGGTATTGGACGTCCGTCTACATATGCTCCAACGATTTCTACTATTCAGAGAAGACAATATATAGAGAAAGGAACTGTTGAAGGACAAGAAAGAAGTTATGCACAACTTAAATTGTCAAAAGGTTCACTTTCAGAAAAAGAACTAACAGAAAGAGTTGGTTCAGATAAAGGAAAACTAGTTCCTACAGATATAGGAAATATTGTAAACGATTTCTTAGTGGCTAATTTTGATTCTATTTTAGATTATGGATTTACTGCCAAAGTAGAAAACGAATTTGATGAAATTGCTGAAGGAAAGGAAGACTGGACAGCAATGATTAAAGAATTTTACAAAGATTTTCATGTAAATGTAGAGGATGTAGCTGCAAATGCAGATAGAGCAAGTGGACAAAGACTATTGGGAATTGATCCGGAAAGCGGAAAAAATGTATACGTACGTTTAGGGCGTTTTGGTGCAATGGTGCAAATAGGAGAAGCTACAGATGAGGAAAAACCAAAGTTTGCTAGTTTACAAGGAGATCAAACCATGAGTTCTATTACTTATGAAGAAGCAATGGACTTATTTAAGTTACCTAAAACATTAGGTGATTATGAGGCAAAAGAAGTAGTCGTTGCAAATGGTCGATTTGGTCCATATATAAAATTTGATGGTAAATACGTGTCTTTAGATAAAGGAGAGAATCCAATGTCTGTAGATATGGATAGAGCTATAGAATTGATTGAAGCAAAGAGAAAAGCAGATGCTCCTATTGGTGAATATGAAGGAATGCCTATTCAAAAAGGAGTAGGGCGTTTTGGGCCTTTCATCAAATGGAACAGTATTTTTATCAATGTAAATAAGAAATACGACTTTGATAATTTATCACAAGCAGACCTTGAAGAACTTATTGAAGATAAGAAAAGAAAAGAGCGTGAGAAGCTAATTCATAACTTTGAAGAGGTTGGAATTCGAGTAGAAAAGGCTCGTTGGGGTAGGTTTAATGTAATCAAAGGAAAAATAAAAGTTGAATTGCCAAAAACAACGGAAATTGAAAAAATGACCCAAGAAGAGGCAGTGAAACTCATTGAAGCAAAGACGCCTAAAAAGAAAACAACAAAAAAGAAAGCAACAAAAAAGAAGTAA
- the miaB gene encoding tRNA (N6-isopentenyl adenosine(37)-C2)-methylthiotransferase MiaB yields the protein MEQVEKVIDEKKQGKPLLTEQKDGNSKKLFIESYGCQMNMNDSEIVASILAEEGFNTTSNMEEADLVLVNTCSIREKAETTVRNRLKKYNAVKKVNPKMKVGVLGCMAERLKAKFLEEEKIVDLVVGPDAYRDLPNLVEEVEAGRDAVNVILSKEETYADVSPVRLNSNGVSAFVSITRGCDNMCTFCVVPFTRGRERSRDPKSIIEEIRSMHDRNFKEITLLGQNVDSYLWYGGGLKKDFKKASEMAQATAVDFAQLLDMCATEFPKMRFRFSTSNPQDMTLDVIHVMAKHKNICKYIHLPIQSGSNAMLKAMNRLHTREEYLELVENIYKIIPEMNLSQDMIAGFCGETEQDHKDTLDLMEKVKYSFGFMFAYSERPGTLAAKKMEDDIPLETKKRRLQEIINLQQEHSLFRTKQHVGKIQEVLIEGTSKKNENEWKGRNTQNTVVVFPKENYKMGEFVNVKIEDCTSTTLKGTAVGYSENN from the coding sequence ATGGAACAAGTAGAGAAAGTAATAGACGAGAAAAAACAAGGAAAACCTTTGTTAACTGAGCAAAAGGACGGTAACAGTAAAAAACTTTTTATTGAAAGTTATGGTTGCCAAATGAATATGAACGACAGTGAAATTGTTGCCTCTATTCTTGCTGAAGAAGGATTTAATACCACCAGCAACATGGAAGAAGCCGATTTAGTGTTAGTAAACACTTGTTCTATTCGTGAAAAAGCGGAAACCACAGTTCGAAACCGACTAAAGAAATACAACGCTGTTAAAAAGGTAAACCCTAAAATGAAAGTTGGGGTTTTAGGCTGTATGGCAGAACGTTTAAAAGCTAAATTTTTAGAGGAGGAAAAAATTGTAGATCTAGTAGTAGGACCAGATGCCTATAGAGATTTACCTAATTTAGTAGAAGAAGTTGAAGCTGGAAGAGATGCAGTGAACGTAATTTTATCTAAAGAAGAAACCTATGCTGATGTTTCTCCTGTCCGTTTAAATTCTAATGGAGTTTCGGCATTTGTATCTATTACACGTGGATGCGACAATATGTGTACTTTCTGTGTAGTACCTTTTACTAGAGGACGTGAACGTAGTCGTGACCCAAAAAGTATTATTGAAGAAATTCGATCAATGCATGATAGAAACTTCAAGGAAATTACTTTATTAGGTCAAAATGTAGATTCCTATTTATGGTATGGAGGTGGATTGAAAAAAGATTTCAAAAAAGCTTCTGAAATGGCACAAGCAACTGCAGTGGATTTTGCACAATTATTAGACATGTGTGCTACTGAGTTTCCAAAAATGCGTTTTAGATTCTCTACATCGAATCCTCAAGATATGACCCTAGATGTGATTCATGTAATGGCGAAACATAAAAACATTTGTAAATACATTCACTTACCTATTCAAAGTGGAAGTAATGCAATGTTAAAAGCTATGAACAGATTACATACCCGTGAAGAATATTTAGAATTAGTAGAAAATATTTACAAAATCATCCCTGAGATGAATTTAAGTCAAGATATGATTGCTGGTTTCTGTGGAGAAACTGAACAAGATCACAAAGACACGCTTGACTTAATGGAAAAAGTAAAATATAGTTTCGGATTTATGTTTGCATACTCTGAAAGACCAGGGACACTGGCTGCTAAAAAAATGGAAGATGATATTCCTTTAGAAACCAAAAAACGTCGTTTACAAGAAATCATTAATTTACAACAAGAGCATAGTTTATTTAGAACTAAACAACATGTTGGAAAAATTCAAGAAGTTTTAATTGAAGGAACTTCTAAGAAGAATGAAAACGAATGGAAAGGACGTAATACACAAAACACCGTAGTAGTATTCCCTAAAGAAAATTATAAAATGGGAGAGTTTGTGAATGTAAAAATAGAAGATTGTACTTCTACTACATTAAAAGGAACTGCTGTGGGATATTCGGAAAATAATTAG
- a CDS encoding sigma-54 dependent transcriptional regulator — protein MESLQVIKQRFGIIGNDVQLNRAIEKAIRVAPTDISVLVVGESGVGKENVPKIIHQLSHRKHAKYIAVNCGAIPEGTIDSELFGHEKGAFTGATAARKGYFEVADGGTIFLDEVGELPLTTQVRLLRVLENGEFIKVGSSQVQKTNVRIVAATNVNMHDAIAKGKFREDLYYRLSTIEIPLPPLRERGEDIHLLFRKFASDFAQKYRMPTIRLDEAATRVLLNYNFPGNIRQLRNIAEQISVVEENRLITPEKVIQYLPNIQGNLPAVVNSKSDRQSDFSTERDIMYKVLFDMRNDINDLKKLTLELMKSGNSEQVKEANHGLIERIYQEQPQQPETHQVEVVQLPQSPAIDNTFDYAETIEEDENLSLQEKEIEMIKKSLEKNNGKRKLAAKELGISERTLYRKIKQYDL, from the coding sequence ATGGAAAGTTTACAAGTAATAAAACAACGTTTTGGAATTATTGGTAACGATGTGCAATTAAATCGTGCTATTGAAAAAGCAATTCGTGTTGCTCCTACCGATATTTCTGTTTTAGTTGTTGGTGAAAGTGGTGTAGGTAAAGAGAATGTACCTAAAATCATTCATCAATTATCGCATCGTAAACATGCTAAGTATATTGCTGTAAACTGTGGAGCTATACCAGAAGGAACTATTGATAGTGAATTGTTCGGTCATGAAAAAGGTGCCTTTACTGGAGCAACTGCTGCTAGAAAAGGATATTTTGAAGTTGCCGATGGAGGAACTATCTTCTTAGATGAAGTAGGAGAATTACCGCTAACAACTCAAGTTAGATTACTACGTGTTCTTGAAAATGGAGAGTTTATTAAAGTAGGTTCTTCTCAAGTACAAAAAACCAATGTTCGAATCGTAGCTGCTACCAATGTAAACATGCACGATGCCATTGCTAAAGGTAAATTTAGAGAAGATTTATATTATCGTTTAAGTACGATTGAAATACCATTACCACCACTTCGTGAACGTGGAGAGGATATTCATTTATTATTTAGAAAATTTGCATCTGACTTTGCTCAAAAGTATAGAATGCCAACGATACGACTAGATGAGGCTGCAACAAGAGTTTTATTAAATTATAATTTTCCTGGAAATATTCGACAACTAAGAAATATTGCTGAACAAATTTCTGTTGTTGAAGAAAACAGGTTAATCACTCCAGAAAAAGTGATTCAATACCTCCCTAATATTCAAGGGAATTTACCTGCCGTTGTTAATTCTAAATCTGATAGACAATCAGATTTTTCTACCGAGCGAGATATCATGTACAAAGTATTATTTGATATGCGTAATGACATCAATGATTTGAAGAAACTTACTTTAGAATTAATGAAAAGTGGTAATTCTGAACAGGTAAAAGAGGCTAATCATGGTTTAATTGAACGTATTTATCAAGAACAACCTCAACAGCCAGAAACACATCAAGTAGAAGTTGTACAATTACCTCAATCTCCTGCTATAGACAATACTTTTGATTATGCTGAAACTATAGAAGAAGATGAAAATTTATCTTTACAAGAGAAAGAAATTGAAATGATTAAAAAGTCTCTTGAGAAAAACAATGGAAAACGAAAATTAGCAGCAAAAGAGTTAGGAATTTCTGAAAGAACCTTATATCGAAAAATTAAGCAGTACGATTTGTAA